A region of Micromonas commoda chromosome 4, complete sequence DNA encodes the following proteins:
- a CDS encoding predicted protein has translation MKTFCEVCTTNPAALVCCSDDAVMCGSCDESIHSANPVVRKHERVAFKSTSEKPNCDICQVNPVYVVCHEDRAFLCRSCDISIHSANDHVAKHQRFLMTGITVELDAVGATAKEGEVAETPVVTQPPMAKKAKGTKRKIEQQFQAPSANSEDGLVPSMGGAEAAADPMASEEEFNSFVQDFLGNTKEGKDVNMSDFLDNFFDDIPAGNDFGVVPVM, from the exons ATGAAGACTTTCTGCGAAGTGTGCACCACTAACCCCGCAGCGCTCGTGTGCtgctccgacgacgcggtgatgTGCGGCTCATGCGATGAGAG CATTCACTCGGCCAACCCCGTCGTTCGGAAGCACGAACGCGTTGCCTTCAAGTCCACCTCGGAGAAGCCCAACTGCGATATCTGCCAG GTGAACCCTGTGTACGTCGTCTGCCACGAGGACCGCGCGTTCCTGTGCCGTTCTTGCGACATTTCGATTCACTCCGCCAACGACCACGTCGCCAAGCACCAGCGCTTCCTCATGACTGGTATCACCGTTGAGCTTGACGCTGTTGGCGCTACCGCAAAGGAAGGTGAGGTGGCAGAGACTCCCGTGGTTACTCAGCCCCCAATGGCGAAGAAGGCAAAGGGCACCAAACGCAAGATCGAGCAGCAGTTTCAGGCACCGTCTGCAAACTCTGAGGACGGTCTTGTTCCCAGCATGGGCGGTGCTGAGGCGGCTGCTGACCCTAtggcgagcgaggaggagttcAACTCGTTTGTGCAGGATTTCTTAGGAAACACAAAGGAGGGCAAGGATGTGAACATGTCGGACTTCCTCGACAACTTTTTCGACGACATCCCTGCCGGGAACGACTTCGGTGTCGTACCTG